The region CCGAAGACGGAGAGAATGGCTCGAACGAACTCAATGTCCTGACGAACGGGGGAAAGAAACATGACTAGGTCATCTGCATAGAGGGAGGCCCGATGCCGGATTGCCCGGTCATTGAGCGAGAGAAGACCGCCTGTCTCCGCAGCTTTGCGGAGCAACGCATTGAGCACCTCCATGACCAAGATAAAAAGCATGGGAGAGAGGGGGTCCCCTTGGCGGAGGCCCCTCTGGTGAGGAAAACGGGGCCCGGAAACCCCGTTGATCAGAACATGGGAAGAGGAAGCGCCGAGGATGACAGAGATCCAGTCGCGCCACCATTGGCTGAACCCTAGGTGGGTGACCACCTCCAAAAGGAAGGGCCAGCTGACCGTGTCAAAGGCCTTCGCAATGTCCACCTTAAGGAGAAGCCTGGGGGTGCGCTTGGCGTAGAGGGCTCTGGCCGTGAGCTGAACGTAACGAAAGTTGTCGTGGATAGAGCGGCCTTTGATGAAAGCGCTCTGGTTCACCTTGACTAGGGCATTGAGGTGAGGGGACAACCAGGTGGCGAGGATCTTGGAGAAAAGTTTCCCAAAGCTGTGAATGAGGCTGATCGGCCGGATGTCTCCCACATCGATTACCTCCTCCTTCTTAGGCAGAAGGGCAATAAGAGCACCATTGAGACGGTCAAACCCTTGACCATTGGCCAAGGCGAGGGAATTGAGCGCTGCCATGATCTCTGCCTTGATCACAGGCCAGCAAGCCTTGTAGAAACGGCTTGAGAAACCATCTGGGCCGGGTGCTTTGTCAGATGGCAAGGATTTGACCACCGACCACACCTCCTCTTCCGTGAAGGGGGTCATCCAGCCCGTCCAAAGGCACAGACTACAGACCAAGAAACTGCAAGTCCAGCGCTAGCTCGCGGTTGACACTCAAACCCAAGATGCTGCGGAAGTGAGAAGAGACTAGCTCCTGCAACTCCTCGTGAGAGGCGGCGCAATGAGCACATTTGCGGAGACGCGAGATAaagttcttcctcctcctagcTCTGGCGTGCTGGTGGAAGAGCTTGGTGTTGGCATCCCCTTCCTTGAGCCAGATCAGACGCGAGCGCTGGCGAGCCAAGGTACGCTCAAGCGAGGCAAGCCCGAGGCATTTAAGCTTCAAATCTCTCCTGAGCCAGGCTTCTAGAGGGGAGAGCCTGCGGTTCTCCTGCGCCACATCGAAGCAGAAGACTATCTCCTTTGCTAACATAAGCTGAAGCCAAATACTGCCGAAGTGGTGATCGCTCCAGCTCTGCAGACTCTTAGCCGTGCTAGAGAGGCACCAGGTTAGGGcggcgagaggagggaggtggacAGGCGGGCGCCAAGCGTCCTGCACCACCCGAAGAAAGCCGTCAAGGGAGGTAGTCAAATAActttatatgtttaatatgTAAACTCAAAATGTCAAATTTCAGTCATGATTGAAACCGTAACCAAATTGTTCGGTGCTAGCTTTTCCAAACTAATTTTAGTCCTGACtttttaaattctaataactgaatttttcctataacCAAACTAACCGAATGCTCACCCCTAGACCATTTTCTTTGGTTACGATGGCGATTCTTTAAACAGCAATCGAACCACTCTGTTAGGATTTAGAGTCCAACGCACAAAGCTAAGGAGGATTTCGAGTCCTCTGCTCTAACCAGCCAGAACCTAGAATACAGGGATTGTGATACAGAACACCCACAATCTCGATTTGACAGAGTCATCGCCATCTCTTTGGACATGCACGTGTTAAGGATATAGCTTAGCTAGCCTACCTTCTGATGAGCCAGGAGCTCAGATGTCTAAGACACAACGTGTACGAATCACTACGCTAGGTACTCGTGCAATTGAAAGCTTAATCTCTAGTTCAACAAAAGCCCCGATTGGGTTTGTGGATtatttccaaataaaaatattatatttttcctatggaaatttttatttaaaatgcaacaaaaatcagactattttagaaacaaaattagtatataatatgCTTTGGGTTTGTAGTAGTAAATAGAATAATATTAGTAACACCatattattttcattaaaCTTCATAAAACAGTATGCTGGTTAATTTTGTGTTGAAAATGttactataatttttcatgatagtattataaataaaatcaaaaactACTTTGTGCACTATTCCCTCTAGTTTCATAATTGTCGTTTTGGACGAGGGacggtcaaacttttaaaactttaactattaataatttttaaatatttagtttgaaatacTATGACAACACGTATCGATGAAAAggagtattttaataaaaataaatattttgctattttttgtttatatttaaatagaaatcataataaaatattgatttagAAGACTGTGTCATATCTAAAACGTTAAAGAATTATCACGCTGGAGCTGAGTATATTATCTAGAGGAGAATGGCATGCATCGACTACCGTTGATCTGCATTGTCTCGGCTCTCAATCAGAGCTCCTATTTCATCGATGACCGAAGGGAAGCGCTGCATTAGGCGGCAGTATCCCTCCGTCAGCACGGCCTTCTTGAAGTTCTTGTCCACCGCGAAGAACTCGAGGCACATCTTCCTCAGCTCCGGGCAGCCGTGCGCCTCCGCGCAGGCCAGCGTCGCCGCGACGGTATCCGCCGACACGGCGTCCCACAGTCTCTGGGCGCACATGAGCTTCAGCCTATTCAGATCGTATCTGTCTGCGGCCGCGAGCAGATTCTGGAGCAGCTCGGTCGTCATATTCTTCGTcgtggcggctgcggcggcggacgaaGAGGAAGAGCCACCATTGATCAgctcgacggcgccgtcgacggGCAGCTCGTCGGTGTAGATGAACCGAAGCATGGCTCTGAACGCCTCAGGCTCTATGTCTTGCAGGGGGATGCACGCCATCTTGTCCTCCGCCATGGAGCCAAGGAGCTCCGCTCGGAACACCGGCGAACGGGCGGCGAGCACGGCACGGTGGGCCGGGAAcgtctcgccggcgacgaggaaggAGACGTCCGTCCCGTCCCCGCGGTCCAGCAGGCCACCGAGATGGGCCCCAATGTCGGACGGCGGCACGGGCACGGCGTTGTCACGTAGAACGATCACCACACACATGATTCTGACCTTGCCATCCACCATGAACGACGACGACTCAAGGTCCCTCCGGTTCACGAATCTTTGCCATCCCCAGTCCTCAGGAGGTTTCTGCACAGAAATTTTACTATTCTTAGTAAAATAAACTGGAGTTGCTAAAATTTCACGGTAGAAATACTGTACCACAAGATATGTAAGTACCCGAAGATACCAAGTTTTGGATAAGTTCACTATTCTTGTTAAGTGAAATTTCATAGTTTTCGAGAAATGTCCGAatgaaccaaaattttacactacaaattttggtacctccaaATATCTAACACATACACGTACCAAATGTGTACAATAGAAATTACAGTAACTCTCTGATACCTTCTAAAGAACCGTAAAAAGCATCTCCCGACAATATAATTGatgtatcatattttctattgtaAATTTAAGTACATTCCAAAATTTTGAGCGTAAATTTTGAGAGGAATTTTATGATCCTTAAGAAACTACCTAGAgtaactaaatttttaatgtaagagcaattttacgataCTTGAGAaagtaccaagaggtactatattttctatcaTAGAAAATACCtacatatgttttttcaaatatgGTAAAATTATTGTAGTAAAATTTGAAACTCGAGCTTCTTGATCCACGAAGGTACCAAATACATTATAAAGAGTTAAtttaataacttgagatattttttaagaacaatAAAACCGCACgctaaattttatgaaatgatacgttttcaaggatgatagaACTATCCATACCTGCACACACCCCGTTGCATGGAAGGAACATGGCTGGCCGTCTCCTCCCATCAAGAAGGCGTCGAAGATGGCCTCGAGGTTGTTCGAAGATTCGCCGAATCGCTCGAAGTAGAGCGAGATGTACTCACCCTTGTCGTCTACCTTGGACTCGCGCGGATAGCAGCCTACCCTCCAGGcgtggccgccggcgtggAGGACGCCGGAGtggacgacgtcgccggcggcgcagcgctccgccgccgccgtgtaaTCCAGTTTGAGCTCCACGAAACCGGAGTCCGCCATGCTTGCCTGCCAGTGGATGGATGCAACGGACGTACGTACGCCCAACAATCTTCGATCCCCTTCTTAATATGCCTTCTGCTGCTTAGCAAACTAATCTCTCTGTGGTTTTGGTGGAGATCTGTAGATCGATTTGTTTCCTAGGGAGATATCTAGTCGGATCTGGATGCTCTCGTCGCCTCTCCGATTCAGACACAAATCTTGGAAAATCAAACGTCGGCCAAGGGCAGTTATGGACCGAGCTTTTTAGCCtacaaaaattaaaagctGGGTTTAAAAGGAGTTAGCTAAAATTAAAAGCTGGGTTTAAAAGgagtaagctaaaattttagatatttttgagCTAAGAATATAAGTGATGTTGTGATAAGTTCTATGGAAATAGCTACACATACGAGCTTTTGCATACGATCCGTGTACGATGTAATCACGACGTTGACGTTGGCGTGGACGACGGAGCGCATGTCTAGAACGTTATCGTACGCAGATTATACGTACAGCGTCGTACGTATGGCATCGTCCTAAGTTCTATTGGTCTTGGCTCATTACCCTCTCATTATCGTTATATTACATCGACTCTCATTATCGTTATATTACATCGACCCTCTCTAGATGGTATAAGATTCGACTTGTACCAAGGTATATAAGAGAAATATCCACAAGaataaatgaaacaaataaCTCTTATAATGGTTTGGGCACATTGATAGTGGATAATATCCCTAATCCAGTGAGTCAAAGCTTATTTTGCTCATTAAACCATGTCGGTGAGATTTACAAGAATATAAGATTGGAACTCTACTCTCGACTAGACTACCCTACTATAATTGTCAACGAAGTCGACATGATTTGTATGGGCTTGATCTTGATGTAGATGCTCTATGATCCTGTAGTTGTATGGCTTATATATCTCGTGTTGCTTGTCCTCCCCGCCTCTCGGAAGTCACTCTATTTATACCACAGAattcttccttccttccttatAGTCGACGTCCGACTCGTATTGCCCTGTCAAATAcggttataaaaatatcttgtGCTTTTATTGCCTCATCTCTTCTATCCTATGTGAACACTTATATAATTCTATTGACATAATTCTAATCATTGCACTATGAATACctaacttaaaaaaagacaTGCATTTAATCGGAAGAGATTTGTttcggtccaataaaaaaaaacctcgagataccaaatcatttcctATTATTGGATCTAACTGAGTAGGACGTGTATTGTTAGATACAAcaatcagaaacgatttgatacctcgagatacgtTTTATTGgactggagcaaatctctgATTGGAAagtatcttaattaattagcacagCACACAAAGAGAGGAGAAATTTCATAAGCTAACAGACGAGATCAATTGATATGCAAAAGCTATCTCCCAACTCTCATCTTGATGTCAGCAGCGATCACCGGGAACTTCTGCAGCAGCACTGCAAAGCCATGGGTGAAAACGGCCTTCTTGAAGTTTTTGTCGGCGACGAAGAACTCGACGCACTTCGTCTTCAGCTCCGGGCAGTTGTACGTCTCGGCGCAGACCATGATATCGGCGACCGACTCCGTCGTCATGCTGCGCAGCAGTCGCTCGGCGCACATCTGCTTCAGCCTGTCCATGGCGTACCTGTCCGCCACGACGAGTAGGTGCTGGAGCGTGTCGGTtggcgagccgccgccgccgacgaggtcgccgtcgtcgtcgtgcagGTCGTCGGTGTAGATGAACCGGAGGAAAGCTCGGAACGTCGCGGGCGGCATGTCGTGCAGCGTTATGCACGACGAGGTGGACTCGGACATGTAGCCGAAGAGCTCCGCCTTGAAGACCGGCGACTGGGGCAGGGAagctctcgccgccgacgacgaagGTGACGTCCGTCCCGTAGGCGGCGTCGAGCAGGCCGCCGAGCTCCTTCCCTatgctcggcggcggcacggcgggcaggggcgcgacgccgccggaggcggcgacgaccaccCCGCAGAGGAAAGTGAGGCGCCGGTTCCGGTGACGTACCTGTCCTCCAGCTCCTGCCGCGCCGCGAACCGGGACCAGCCCCagtcctcgtcgccggagtTGCACCGGAACACGCGGAAGTGGGTCctctgggcggcggcgccggcggacggCTCGCCGCCTCTGGTCAGCGCGAAGGCCTCGAACATGTCCTTGACGCCATTGGATCCGGCGCTCTTGACCctgagaaagagggagaggtaCTTGCCGCTGACGGCCGCCGTCTTCTTCACGCCGCTGGGGTAGCAGTCGATCGTCCAGAGGTGGCCTCCGGCGGAGAACTCGTCGGAGCTGACGACACCGCCGACGGGGAGGTACTTCGCCACCGAGTAGTTGACAACGAACGGCACGAAACATCCGGGATACATGGTGGCGTCAACAAGTGAATGATATCTATTTCTCGTTGAGcggatatttatttataaatatacatgtgcCATGCATAACGGCAGCGATAACAAACGGGCCAACTAATCAGCTATACTCTACCGGTTAgtcttttaagtttaaaaatatcaggAACCCTAGAGTTttctaataatatttatagtattttttaatatatatatatatatatgttaacaTCAAAAGTTGGAATAATTCTTTAGTCGTTATATGGAAAAAGACAAGCTCAATAAGAAATCGTGAATACCGTGGCAAGATAATTCTATACTTCCTTACAACATAATATTTCTTGTAGTTAGGCAGGTTTAGTTATCTTCTATTTCCTAAATCCTTGTCTGGTTAGGAAAGTATTATCTCATATATTTGATATGTACTTGTATCAACTCGCGGGTTTAAATATGGGCATCTCGGAGTCTTTGTAATCCATGTCCACTGCAATTTTCGACGCATAGCCATAGTAGTAGTTCATTATTAAGCAAGCTATCAAGTAAGCTACATCAATTAGGTTCGATGAACGGTACCTGAGTTCTCGTTGTATCGGCTAGAAGGGCATTCTCTTTATTTAAGTCCAATATTCCGATTATACTTGTATgtatatcttatcaatttcAGTTAaagctattttttaatcgttCTGGTTATTACCTATTAATTATATTGGCTACATTCGGCCTTTCTAGATTCGGTCCAATGTTTTGacctatatattatatattattgctAGTGATTATATCGGTTCGATTCGGTCCGGTTAGGCTTATTAAAATTACTCCTAATAAGCTAGATTAGATATTCTATATAACTTGGCCAATTATCATTGaatatagccgatgatctatGCTAGTCTACATACTAATTGTAATTATATCAAGGGTTAATTCGTTCCATGCCACTACAAATATggttatttagaaaaatatcattacaattCACGTATTTGGATGGGTGCCACCACTATTTTTCcaaattagatccatgccacCGTCGTGACTTTTTTCATCCACTCTGTCATCTCGCTTACTTTTTCCGTCCACTCCGTCATCTCCCTCGTTCTCGTCATCTACCCCCGTCACGCTGCCGCATCGAAAAATTGAGGACGACAATGACCTCgtcttcccctcctcctctacaCCAACGAGCGATggaagtggtggtggtggccgcggTGGCCGGCTGAGACTGGCCTCCGAAGCCGTCATTCGGCCACCGCCCCGCCAAGCCACTGCCACGCctagtccgcgccgccgacaGCCTACGCCCGTCCCGCACGCTCACCGCCGacctccgcccgccccgccccgctaaccggaggaggagatggaagAAAACGAAAGGGAGACAAATGGATGAAAAAGTCACGACAGTGGCATGAAACGAATTAACCCTTATATAAATAACATAACTAATAGTCTTACTATAGTGCTTCTATATTAATTGTTGGTCACAATATCTTATCAATTGACTGGTTTCAGCGAATCTATCGGTCCATCAGCCgtttgatttaattatttttatcttcctTCTCTAATCGATCCGCCAGGTATGGTGGCCGACAGATACCTCCTCGGAGAAGAAAGCGAGCTCGccgtcggtgagagaaggcaACGAACAGCACGAGACATCCGGTAAACGGATTGAGATCCCCTTACGTAACTTCCCTCGTGTAGTTAAGGGGTTCTTCGATGCAGGATTGATATATACAACGTAATTTTAAGATGATCATGCATCACAGGAACAGATGTTTTGTAAGGAGTTAGCAACGGAAATCAAACCCATGCATGATGAaggtttttcttcttcttccatcaGGAAAATCAGTCTCCGCTCagatcaacaattttgaaCAAAACACAAACCCTATTCTGTAAAGATGGGGCAACTCTCAAGACCTACTAAGCTTTCACATACTCACGAATGAACTGTTCAACCGCTGAAACATTACCAGTCAGACCAGCACCTTCGGCAACTGTCACCTTGTTCTGGCACTGGCTGAAGTTAAATGCTTCTCCAGGGTTCCCAAGCTTGACTTCATCAGTGATGTCAGCCGATGATAAGGCATTCCTAGACTCCCGGAGTTTGTTTCTGCAAAACAATAGAATCAGCGCAATTTAGAAGCCTTGTGGATCTCATATTTTACTTCAGTTATTAGGCAGTGGATCTCAGATAGGTGGTTTAAGTTAAATGAGCTGCTGGGTGGCCTCAGTTAGTTTCAGTGTACGAACCAGAGATACttgttttgcaaaataatTACTGTATACATTAAAACTATGGCATACTAAGTAAATGCATTAAAATCACAGTTTGATGCTCTATAGTTATGCTagtatagtagtagtataaTATGTTAAAAGAAATACATACATTTCTTTTTCCAATTGCTTCTTGATGAATTCTTTTGAGTGAGCTGTAACTTTATCTGTCTTGTTGCAGAATATCAGAACAGGAACCCTCTTCTTCACTACAGTTGCCTTTGTCAGAATGTCATACAAGTACCTGTGATAAGAGAATATTGTGAGATAATACCAACTAAAACAAAACAGTTGACACAGCAGTACAGCACACAATTTTATTACTTGTCTGATCATGAAAGAAGCTCCAAGTCACACTCCTAATCTCAACCCAGTAAGATATGGGTTTTAATTTCAGCTAAAATAAACACCACATGGTTTTACTAAAAACAGGAATTAAGTCAGCAAAATTACTCTGCAGTAGCTTGCACAGTAGACAAGAAATCTAGAGCATCAACAACATAAATTATCCCAGCTGCTTGAGGCAAGACTTCATCGAGCTTGGGTTTGAGCCTTGCATGACCAGGAACGTCCACGACATGAATAGGCTTTATTTTGCCTTTCTGCGGAGAGAACAAGAACAGATGTTGGTATATTGTTGTCAGCAAATGCATGGTTCTATATAACAGGATAGCATCCCTTCCATTTTTATATCAAGgcgctaaaaaaatttatctctaaGAAGCAGTCTTTACCCTCTCCAACTCAGAATGAAGCACAAATGTATCATTGTTTTGTTCCATTGAAGTCACAGTTCCTTGGTGTGAAGATCCATCCCGAAGCTAGAGAAAGGCAAAATTAGCACAAGATAAAAGACACTCAAGGAAAATTAACTTGAAATTGACAAAGTAGTTATTTATGGTGTTGCAATATAATATTTCACCAAAAGAATCAAGACTGGAGCATATAAAGTCGAATCAAAGTAACCTAGAAAAGAGAGACCTGATAGACTATAACATCAAAAGCAGAAAGTGCACATGTGCAGTCCACTTAGAATGATAATTTACTAAGCTACTTGACTACAAGGCATGGAAAGAAGCTGAAACAAGATACAGAAAAAATTGAGTTCTACCCACTATTCATCGATTTGATAAAATCCATTTTTCTGCTTTAATCCACAAGAAATTGAATAACTGTCTCACTTTAAAGGAGTaagaaacacaaaaaaagGACAATATATGGAAATGGAATAATAGAAACAATAAATTACCTGATAGAAAAGGATAGTTTTGCCACTACCACTGAGCCCAGATAGCACTATGGTGTTTGGTTTTGAGGATTTCAGGCACGAAACTGCACACAAAGAGAAGCCAAACATTGCTTGTTAATTACTGCACATGCAACACCAACAAAATAATGTAGCAATTACTACTTTAAAGTTCCACTTTGTGGTGATGATGCCTTTAGTTATACCCATTGAGGATTTTGTGTGTGCTTGTGCCATGAATATAATGCATACACACATGCAATTCATCAGATGGATTGAAGGAAAACTAGGTGGTACAAGTTATTTAAACATTATGGCAATACATTCTTATGACAAAGGTAACAAAAGGTAAAACCAAGCTTCAAACAGTAACCTTATTTGATTTAGCAACAATATACTATGCTATAAACAGATATGGAGCTATACAACCAAATGCACATTACACAGCTAGTTCATTCATTAGCAATTGTGGCTATGAGACAAACTGCTGGGCTTTTACAAGCCAGATGCTTCAAGATTATGGAATTGTACTGAAAACAACTCTAGCAGGTTGCGAACCTCCCCAAGTCTGAGCAATTCATGGTCATTTGAGCTAAAGCTAAACAATTAAGAAGGACAACACAAGTTACTCAAACATAATGGCAATACGTCCTTGTGACAAgcgtagaaaaaaaagataagccCAGACTTCAAAGGTTAACCTTATTGGATCTCTGCAACAACATGGTAAATTATAACTAGCTGTGGACTACGCAATCAGATGCACAACTAACTGGCAATTACGTCTGTGAGACAAACTGCTGGACTTTTACAAGCCAGATATTTAATATTGAGTTAAAAATGAACTTAATATCACTCCAGCTAGTTGCTAAACCAACGAAGCCTAAGCAATCCCAATGTCTCACTTGAGCTCACGCTCCTGGCTCTAGGGCAACACTGAAACTAGCACGCCCAAACAGTCTCCTGACTAGAGGATTTAAAGCAAGAAACTAGGCTTGAACTCGACACACCACCTGCGACGAGCAACAGAACCGTCACGGCGACcaccgcgacggcgaggtaaATCTGCTCGGGGGGCTGCTGACGGATCCAGATCTCGGCCCGCCCCACCCACGCCTCGGCCTGGCGAACCCACTCGTCCATCCCTGCACGGAGCAAGCGGGCGGCGCTTGAGCTGCACGATCAGATAGATCTGAAGGAGGAGCATCGGAGATGCGCTACTCACCTCGCCCGCGGGAAGCTTacacggggaggaggagggggggtcGAGAGCGAGAGTACGGGCTGGGGGAGGCGCTCCCACGCACGCTTCTGCTGACTCTgtggacgccggcggcgagccggcgccCCGGCGAACGAAACCCTAGGATCctccgcgacgacggcgaggagagagaggcgcgtgggagggaggaaggagagccCCCCGGAAACGAAGAAGAAGATAGCACGCGACACGGGATTCTCGAGTTAGGCCCAACATCCACGGCCCATTGCACATCTCGGCTCAATTGGGCCCATTACGGACGGGCCCGGGGTTCGTTTGTTTGTCTGGGATTCAGAGACTGGGCCGGACGGAATCCGTCGGAATTCAGAGTTGGAATAAGTTCACTAaaggtccctaaacttgactgcgagtttgtttttcgtccCTTAGCTGCAATAACAGAAATGTGAACCCCTAAACTCACCGAATCCATTCACTAAAGGTCCCTTGACAGTATTAACCTATTTTTTGACcggttttgctgacgtggcggccggtgggtctcacatgtcagatttttttttaatcttttactctctcctctccctcctcttctcctctctccctcacaaAGCACAtgtggcggcgcgacggcgggggTGGCTCGGCGGTCGGGAGTCACGCGGGAGCCCGGGGCTCAACGACGTGCGGTGGCAGCAGAAGCGTGGGGGTCGGGTGGCGCACGGGGGCCTGGCGACGCGACGACGGGAGCGACGGCATGACAGCGAGAGCGGCCgcgtggcggaggcggtggctcGGCGCTGGGTGGCCCACGGGAGCCCGGCGGCGCGACAACGGGAGCAGCGGCACGACAGCGGGAGCGGCCGCgtggcggcagcggtggcTCGGCGCCGGGTGGCGCACGGGAgcccggcggcgcgacgacgggagCGGCACCACGACAGCGGGAGCggctgcacggcggcggcagcggtggctCGGCGACTGGGTGGCGCAGCGAGG is a window of Oryza brachyantha chromosome 8, ObraRS2, whole genome shotgun sequence DNA encoding:
- the LOC102703149 gene encoding BTB/POZ and MATH domain-containing protein 1-like — protein: MADSGFVELKLDYTAAAERCAAGDVVHSGVLHAGGHAWRVGCYPRESKVDDKGEYISLYFERFGESSNNLEAIFDAFLMGGDGQPCSFHATGCVQKPPEDWGWQRFVNRRDLESSSFMVDGKVRIMCVVIVLRDNAVPVPPSDIGAHLGGLLDRGDGTDVSFLVAGETFPAHRAVLAARSPVFRAELLGSMAEDKMACIPLQDIEPEAFRAMLRFIYTDELPVDGAVELINGGSSSSSAAAAATTKNMTTELLQNLLAAADRYDLNRLKLMCAQRLWDAVSADTVAATLACAEAHGCPELRKMCLEFFAVDKNFKKAVLTEGYCRLMQRFPSVIDEIGALIESRDNADQR
- the LOC102718577 gene encoding signal recognition particle receptor subunit beta-like isoform X1, yielding MDEWVRQAEAWVGRAEIWIRQQPPEQIYLAVAVVAVTVLLLVAGVSCLKSSKPNTIVLSGLSGSGKTILFYQLRDGSSHQGTVTSMEQNNDTFVLHSELERKGKIKPIHVVDVPGHARLKPKLDEVLPQAAGIIYVVDALDFLSTVQATAEYLYDILTKATVVKKRVPVLIFCNKTDKVTAHSKEFIKKQLEKEINKLRESRNALSSADITDEVKLGNPGEAFNFSQCQNKVTVAEGAGLTGNVSAVEQFIREYVKA
- the LOC102703421 gene encoding BTB/POZ and MATH domain-containing protein 6-like, with the protein product MYPGCFVPFVVNYSVAKYLPVGGVVSSDEFSAGGHLWTIDCYPSGVKKTAAVSGKYLSLFLRVKSAGSNGVKDMFEAFALTRGGEPSAGAAAQRTHFRVFRCNSGDEDWGWSRFAARQELEDRYAMDRLKQMCAERLLRSMTTESVADIMVCAETYNCPELKTKCVEFFVADKNFKKAVFTHGFAVLLQKFPVIAADIKMRVGR
- the LOC102718577 gene encoding signal recognition particle receptor subunit beta-like isoform X2, with the protein product MDEWVRQAEAWVGRAEIWIRQQPPEQIYLAVAVVAVTVLLLVAVSCLKSSKPNTIVLSGLSGSGKTILFYQLRDGSSHQGTVTSMEQNNDTFVLHSELERKGKIKPIHVVDVPGHARLKPKLDEVLPQAAGIIYVVDALDFLSTVQATAEYLYDILTKATVVKKRVPVLIFCNKTDKVTAHSKEFIKKQLEKEINKLRESRNALSSADITDEVKLGNPGEAFNFSQCQNKVTVAEGAGLTGNVSAVEQFIREYVKA